Proteins encoded by one window of bacterium:
- a CDS encoding M1 family metallopeptidase, giving the protein MRETMRLNPLPRPESYDLHVTVDPRRDRFDGVVGITLSGAAGLRSIELHAVDLDFDQTQVEDQQGPIPVTAVKTDEKRETSTLKLSRAIESDDASIHIAFEGPLRSDLRGLYLALSGSRRYAATQLEAADARRFFPCFDEPDKKARFRIRVTTPQKNSIVSNGPAIKTQRHGKLKTVTFGETPRLSTYLIALVVGEMEASRSKMCGDTPIRVWSVPGKKHLAGFALNAAFESLVRLEKFFGLKYPYDKLDLIAVPDFEFGAMENAGAVTFRESLLLVDSKTITLAEKKRVAEVIAHELAHMWYGDLVTMAWWDDLWLNEAFATWMAFYVVDDWMPEWNMWLDFEQHRGPAYTMDAMKNTHPIYVDVSTPDEATENFDLITYEKGASVVRMVERWLGSVAFRKGVRTYIRRHREDNAQAADLWRALEEASGENVEKIVGAWVKESGFPLVSVRLGERRGRAVLKTHQELFLADPRRPESARRSTRPIPVVLRVRPVRGRTKLAQGLLDRTRNEIDVGAANEVKWVYANADEAGFYHPVHHPDLLQDIGAELKRLSAVERMGLLGHQWACVCADRGDFASILSLIERLGDEEEPDVLAAIGTPLSWLDGQALPELSASTAAEHREWTGRIFRAAFDALGWRPRRGETDALRQRRATLLGFLGGLAEDKDILAQVQKCIGPYLKERSTLDANLAGPVVDLAARSGNKTLYDKYLRQMKKARTPQERTRFEMALASFRDPALVERTLTLSLSDDVPMQDVVPLLMRLLANPRARETTWAFIRKRWTQLAPRVSPGLAPRLVTATSALQTPAYKKEVAEFFNAQKLPTTKRALKQALERFDLNANLRRRAVRELRQWIPNSGGR; this is encoded by the coding sequence ATGCGCGAAACCATGCGCCTCAATCCGCTCCCTCGGCCCGAATCCTATGATCTTCACGTCACCGTCGACCCCCGCCGAGACCGTTTCGATGGAGTCGTCGGAATCACCCTCTCGGGAGCGGCCGGGCTGCGCTCGATCGAGCTGCACGCCGTCGACCTCGACTTCGACCAGACCCAGGTAGAGGACCAGCAGGGCCCGATTCCGGTCACTGCGGTCAAGACGGACGAGAAGCGCGAAACCAGCACTCTGAAGCTCTCCCGCGCCATCGAGAGCGACGATGCCAGCATCCACATCGCCTTCGAGGGCCCGCTTCGATCCGACCTCCGCGGTCTGTACCTGGCGCTCTCCGGGAGCCGGCGCTACGCGGCGACCCAACTCGAGGCCGCTGACGCGCGGCGCTTTTTCCCGTGTTTCGACGAACCCGACAAGAAGGCGCGCTTCCGCATCCGGGTAACCACCCCGCAGAAGAACTCGATCGTCTCCAACGGTCCCGCGATCAAGACCCAACGCCACGGCAAGCTCAAGACCGTCACCTTCGGCGAGACTCCCCGCCTGTCGACCTACCTGATCGCACTGGTCGTGGGTGAAATGGAAGCTTCGCGCAGCAAGATGTGTGGCGACACGCCGATCCGCGTCTGGAGCGTGCCGGGCAAGAAGCACCTGGCGGGCTTCGCCCTGAATGCCGCCTTCGAAAGCCTGGTTCGACTCGAGAAGTTCTTCGGCCTGAAGTACCCCTACGACAAGCTCGATCTGATCGCGGTACCCGACTTCGAATTCGGTGCGATGGAGAACGCCGGGGCGGTGACTTTCCGGGAGAGCCTGCTCCTGGTCGACTCCAAGACCATCACGCTCGCCGAGAAGAAACGCGTGGCCGAGGTGATCGCTCACGAACTCGCGCATATGTGGTACGGGGACCTCGTGACCATGGCCTGGTGGGACGACCTCTGGTTGAACGAAGCCTTCGCCACCTGGATGGCGTTCTACGTCGTGGACGACTGGATGCCCGAATGGAATATGTGGCTCGATTTCGAGCAACACCGCGGACCGGCTTACACGATGGATGCCATGAAGAACACGCATCCGATCTACGTAGACGTGAGCACACCGGACGAAGCTACCGAGAACTTCGACCTGATCACTTACGAGAAAGGCGCGTCGGTCGTGCGCATGGTCGAACGCTGGCTCGGGTCTGTAGCCTTTCGCAAAGGCGTGCGTACCTACATCCGGCGGCACAGGGAAGACAACGCCCAGGCCGCAGATCTGTGGCGCGCGCTCGAAGAGGCCTCCGGCGAGAACGTCGAGAAGATCGTCGGTGCCTGGGTCAAGGAATCCGGCTTCCCGCTCGTGAGCGTCCGCCTCGGCGAACGCCGCGGACGCGCCGTCCTCAAGACCCACCAGGAACTCTTTCTCGCAGACCCTCGCCGCCCAGAGAGCGCACGCCGTAGCACTCGCCCCATTCCCGTGGTGTTGCGGGTGAGACCGGTGCGCGGCCGTACGAAGCTGGCGCAAGGACTCCTGGACCGCACACGCAATGAAATCGACGTAGGCGCTGCGAACGAGGTCAAATGGGTGTACGCGAACGCGGACGAGGCCGGTTTCTATCATCCGGTCCACCACCCGGATCTACTGCAGGACATCGGTGCTGAGCTGAAACGCTTGAGCGCGGTCGAGCGCATGGGTTTGCTAGGCCACCAGTGGGCCTGCGTGTGCGCCGATCGCGGCGATTTCGCGAGCATCCTGTCACTCATCGAACGTCTCGGCGATGAAGAAGAGCCCGACGTACTGGCGGCAATCGGTACACCGCTTTCCTGGCTCGACGGTCAGGCCTTGCCGGAACTGAGCGCCTCCACGGCAGCCGAGCATCGCGAGTGGACGGGGAGGATTTTCCGCGCTGCCTTCGACGCGCTCGGCTGGCGACCCCGACGGGGAGAGACCGATGCTCTGCGCCAGCGCCGTGCGACCCTGCTCGGCTTTCTCGGCGGACTCGCCGAGGACAAAGACATACTGGCCCAGGTACAGAAGTGCATCGGTCCGTATCTGAAGGAGCGTTCGACTCTGGATGCGAATCTCGCCGGGCCCGTAGTCGATCTCGCAGCGCGTTCCGGCAACAAGACCTTGTACGACAAGTACCTGCGGCAAATGAAGAAAGCGCGCACTCCCCAAGAGCGCACCCGTTTCGAGATGGCGCTTGCGAGTTTCCGCGATCCCGCACTGGTCGAACGCACGCTCACTCTCTCTCTGAGCGACGACGTACCGATGCAGGACGTCGTACCACTACTCATGCGACTACTCGCAAATCCCAGAGCGCGCGAAACAACCTGGGCCTTCATCCGCAAGCGCTGGACTCAGCTTGCACCTCGCGTCTCCCCTGGACTCGCGCCCCGTCTCGTAACGGCAACCTCGGCCCTCCAGACTCCGGCCTACAAGAAGGAGGTCGCCGAGTTCTTCAACGCACAGAAGCTGCCCACGACGAAACGCGCGCTCAAGCAGGCGCTCGAACGCTTCGATCTGAACGCGAATCTGCGACGCAGAGCAGTGCGGGAACTGCGTCAATGGATTCCCAACTCTGGAGGCCGCTGA
- a CDS encoding 4a-hydroxytetrahydrobiopterin dehydratase: MSKLAERDCEPSPPDANPLGAEQIRPLLGQIDEDWQAVDDQLLRREFRFENFAEALAFTNRVGEMADAQDHHPDIHLAWGKAAIEIWTHTVNGLREADFVFAAKCDALYPRT; encoded by the coding sequence ATGTCGAAGCTTGCCGAGCGCGATTGCGAGCCCAGCCCTCCCGATGCAAACCCACTGGGAGCGGAACAGATCCGACCCCTGCTCGGGCAGATCGACGAAGATTGGCAGGCCGTCGACGACCAGCTCCTGCGCCGGGAGTTCCGTTTCGAGAACTTCGCGGAGGCTCTCGCGTTCACCAACCGGGTGGGTGAGATGGCCGACGCGCAGGACCACCACCCGGATATCCACCTGGCCTGGGGCAAGGCGGCAATCGAGATCTGGACGCACACGGTCAACGGATTGCGAGAGGCCGACTTCGTGTTCGCGGCAAAATGCGACGCGTTGTACCCGCGGACATAG
- a CDS encoding HAMP domain-containing histidine kinase, translating into MQTSNQNHSRTDSEDLPGRVAHAIGTPLSALIGTAQMCVEDANGSDPRLDRILRLSRRVAAIVRGMLDLSRTQTLDWSKNSARGLLGEAAAELSDRCEKSGIDISTRVRPDVPIFDADKILLVTALVSLAENSVDEMEETGGELQFEAEYRPGEGPGSVVLSVTDTGRGIPADLREEVFEPFVTSRHSGAGLGLPIARQIVEGHSGTLRLSDPSCTGTRMTLEIPVSRAGLRGDQ; encoded by the coding sequence ATGCAGACATCGAACCAGAACCACTCGCGAACAGATTCAGAAGACCTGCCGGGTCGCGTCGCGCACGCGATCGGCACGCCGCTCTCGGCCCTGATCGGTACAGCACAGATGTGCGTCGAGGATGCGAATGGTAGCGATCCCCGTCTCGATCGCATCCTGCGCTTGAGCCGCAGGGTCGCCGCGATCGTGCGTGGCATGCTCGACCTCTCGCGCACTCAAACTCTCGACTGGTCGAAGAACTCGGCCCGCGGGTTGTTGGGCGAAGCGGCGGCCGAGTTGAGCGACCGCTGTGAGAAATCTGGCATCGATATAAGTACGAGAGTGCGGCCAGATGTCCCGATTTTTGATGCCGACAAGATATTGCTGGTGACCGCTCTGGTCAGCCTGGCGGAAAACTCTGTCGATGAGATGGAGGAAACCGGTGGCGAGCTGCAGTTCGAAGCCGAGTATCGGCCTGGCGAGGGTCCGGGATCGGTCGTGCTCAGCGTGACCGACACCGGGCGCGGGATTCCCGCCGATCTTCGCGAGGAGGTATTCGAGCCCTTCGTCACATCGAGGCACAGCGGTGCCGGGCTCGGTCTTCCGATTGCCCGACAGATCGTAGAAGGCCATTCCGGCACGCTCCGTTTGAGCGATCCCTCCTGTACCGGTACTCGCATGACGCTCGAGATCCCCGTTTCGCGCGCGGGTCTGCGGGGGGATCAGTAG
- a CDS encoding Re/Si-specific NAD(P)(+) transhydrogenase subunit alpha translates to MIIGAPREIAPGENRIAITPDSAKKLIGLGLDVHVEVAGEHRPAFEDAAYEKAGAKLVGSAAELYGAADLIAKVQATDSREVEMMREGSTLLCILNPYANLEIVRALADRGVTTFAMDLMPRITRGQSMDVLSSMSTITGYRAVLLAALALPKLMPMMMTAAGTLKPARVLVLGAGVAGLQAIATARRLGAVVEAFDIRAAVKEQVESLGARFVAQEAIGGDAEDKGGYAREQTEEQQAKQREVLSKHIANSDVVICTALVPGRRAPILLTTEQVQRMSPGSLVIDLAAEQGGNCELTEAGEIVDSNGVRVHGPVNVASDTPVHASQMLGRNFQNYLTHLVEEGQLKLDLEDELTSGPLVTRGGKVVHDGVRAALEA, encoded by the coding sequence TTGATCATTGGCGCACCTCGAGAAATCGCCCCGGGAGAGAACCGCATCGCGATCACTCCCGATTCAGCAAAGAAATTGATCGGACTCGGACTCGACGTACACGTCGAAGTCGCGGGCGAGCACCGTCCCGCTTTCGAAGACGCTGCTTACGAGAAGGCCGGTGCAAAACTGGTCGGCTCCGCTGCCGAACTCTACGGCGCAGCCGATCTGATCGCGAAGGTGCAGGCGACCGACTCTCGTGAAGTCGAGATGATGCGCGAAGGCAGCACCCTTCTGTGCATCCTCAATCCATACGCGAACCTGGAAATCGTGCGCGCGCTGGCCGATCGCGGAGTCACGACGTTTGCCATGGACCTCATGCCGCGCATAACGCGAGGACAGAGCATGGACGTTCTGAGTTCCATGAGCACCATCACCGGCTATCGCGCTGTGCTGCTTGCGGCTCTGGCACTGCCGAAACTCATGCCAATGATGATGACCGCTGCCGGAACGCTTAAACCGGCACGCGTCCTCGTATTGGGTGCGGGTGTCGCAGGGTTGCAGGCCATCGCTACGGCACGACGGCTGGGTGCCGTGGTCGAAGCATTTGACATCCGGGCCGCGGTCAAGGAACAGGTCGAGAGTCTCGGAGCGCGATTCGTCGCGCAAGAAGCGATCGGTGGCGACGCCGAAGACAAGGGCGGTTATGCCCGAGAGCAGACCGAAGAACAACAGGCGAAGCAGCGCGAGGTCCTGAGCAAGCACATCGCAAACTCCGACGTCGTGATCTGCACCGCGTTGGTACCTGGCCGTCGCGCCCCGATCCTCTTGACGACCGAGCAGGTGCAGCGCATGAGCCCAGGCTCACTGGTCATCGATCTGGCCGCCGAACAGGGCGGGAATTGTGAATTGACCGAAGCAGGCGAGATCGTGGACTCGAACGGTGTTCGGGTACACGGCCCCGTCAATGTAGCCAGCGACACACCGGTGCATGCGAGCCAGATGCTCGGCCGGAATTTCCAGAACTATCTCACGCATCTCGTCGAAGAGGGACAGCTGAAGCTCGACCTGGAAGACGAACTCACCAGCGGACCCCTCGTAACCCGAGGCGGCAAGGTCGTACACGACGGTGTGCGCGCTGCTCTGGAGGCATGA
- a CDS encoding NAD(P) transhydrogenase subunit alpha: MEGDFILVITVFVLALFVGFELITKVPPTLHTPLMSGSNAISGIAIIGALLAAGAEKTNLASVLGVVAVALATVNVVGGFLVTNRMLKMFRSKKERDA; the protein is encoded by the coding sequence ATGGAAGGCGATTTCATTCTGGTCATCACGGTTTTCGTGCTGGCCCTGTTCGTCGGCTTTGAACTGATCACCAAGGTTCCGCCCACGCTACACACGCCGCTGATGTCGGGCTCGAATGCGATCTCTGGAATCGCGATCATCGGCGCGCTGCTCGCAGCCGGCGCGGAGAAGACGAATCTGGCGTCCGTCCTCGGCGTCGTCGCCGTTGCACTCGCTACGGTGAACGTGGTGGGCGGATTCCTCGTAACCAATCGCATGCTCAAGATGTTCCGCAGCAAGAAAGAGAGGGACGCCTAA
- a CDS encoding NAD(P)(+) transhydrogenase (Re/Si-specific) subunit beta codes for MPTLISLAYLAASILFIVGIQRLSSPKTASTGNLLAAVGMGIAIVATLLHQEVVSYAGITLGVAVGAIFGVIAATRVQMTAMPQMVAVFNGLGGAASGLVAAAELIRLGNDGVSPVLEISIPIVLGTLIGAVTLTGSFIAFAKLQELMSGQPIVFPAQQLVNAAIGIAIAALGVMVVMDPVAGDSFWLLAGLSLLLGVLLVIPIGGADMPVVISLLNSYSGLAACATGFVLENQVLIISGSLVGASGIILTNIMCKAMNRSLANVIFGAFGAAAEGAPAQVTASGGAVKSGSADDAAVILDAARSVIVVPGYGLAVAQAQHVVRELSDALTERGVDVKYAIHPVAGRMPGHMNVLLAEADVPYEQLVEMEEINPSFPRTDVALVIGANDVTNPDARENTSSPIYGMPILEVDRAKTVMVCKRSMNPGFAGIDNPLYGLDQTMMLFGDAKSMVESVIGSLREL; via the coding sequence ATGCCAACCCTCATCTCGCTTGCGTACCTGGCCGCGTCGATACTGTTCATCGTCGGGATTCAACGCCTGAGTTCGCCGAAGACCGCATCCACAGGAAACCTGCTCGCGGCCGTCGGCATGGGCATCGCGATCGTCGCAACCCTGTTGCACCAGGAAGTCGTCAGCTACGCGGGAATCACGTTAGGAGTCGCGGTCGGAGCGATCTTCGGCGTCATCGCAGCCACACGTGTACAGATGACGGCCATGCCGCAGATGGTCGCCGTATTCAACGGACTGGGCGGCGCTGCGTCCGGATTGGTGGCCGCCGCCGAATTGATCCGGCTCGGAAACGACGGCGTCTCTCCTGTTCTGGAGATCTCGATTCCCATCGTTCTGGGCACGCTGATCGGCGCCGTGACGCTCACGGGTAGCTTCATCGCCTTTGCAAAGCTCCAGGAACTGATGTCGGGACAGCCGATCGTCTTCCCGGCGCAGCAACTCGTCAACGCTGCGATTGGTATTGCCATCGCGGCTCTCGGGGTGATGGTCGTCATGGATCCGGTCGCCGGAGACTCGTTCTGGCTGCTGGCGGGGCTGTCGCTATTGCTCGGCGTGCTGCTGGTGATTCCGATCGGCGGAGCGGACATGCCCGTGGTGATCTCTCTGCTCAACTCGTACTCGGGTCTAGCCGCGTGCGCGACCGGTTTCGTGCTCGAGAATCAGGTATTGATCATCAGCGGCTCGCTGGTCGGCGCATCGGGAATCATCCTGACCAATATCATGTGCAAGGCCATGAATCGCTCTCTGGCCAATGTGATCTTCGGAGCCTTTGGCGCAGCAGCCGAGGGAGCCCCGGCGCAGGTCACGGCCTCGGGCGGCGCGGTCAAGAGCGGCTCCGCAGACGACGCCGCCGTGATCCTGGACGCCGCACGCTCGGTCATCGTGGTTCCGGGCTACGGGCTTGCGGTCGCACAGGCCCAGCACGTCGTGCGCGAACTCTCCGACGCCCTCACCGAACGCGGCGTCGACGTGAAGTACGCAATCCACCCAGTCGCCGGTCGCATGCCCGGGCATATGAACGTTCTGCTCGCCGAGGCCGACGTTCCCTACGAGCAATTAGTGGAAATGGAGGAAATCAACCCGTCCTTCCCGCGCACCGATGTGGCGCTGGTGATCGGAGCGAACGACGTCACCAATCCCGACGCGCGCGAGAACACCAGTAGCCCGATCTACGGAATGCCGATCCTCGAAGTCGACCGTGCAAAGACCGTCATGGTCTGTAAACGCAGCATGAATCCCGGCTTTGCCGGCATCGACAATCCACTCTACGGACTGGATCAGACGATGATGCTATTCGGAGATGCGAAATCGATGGTGGAGTCGGTCATTGGATCTCTGAGAGAGCTATAG
- a CDS encoding tetratricopeptide repeat protein has translation MTQLPLQLILLAALAAVLACGPSLYTAKEQMKHGNVDEAAKVLEDLKVKNPDNVDVRLELAAAYYRKARSAIDEGDQLAYTENLNRAQEELIVATEKDPESHLPHTWFGIIKAYQGDMDASLESFRTALRLAKRGPRERMDPHLYTNLAHIYVYMGRLSDARRLVDRGRKMGATHSEIERIELLAAWKSGDMVEARDIFDMAAELTPGFADTWDTAKLPKPMESLEDFAAVCCANPTCGPHMVGACKKMRREVATRELDQDTVRKQLQLEMERRRELKKIYDERKDLEIKIEDPDPSE, from the coding sequence ATGACTCAATTGCCGCTCCAGCTCATCCTCCTGGCTGCGCTTGCCGCAGTGCTCGCCTGTGGACCCAGCCTGTACACAGCGAAAGAGCAGATGAAGCACGGCAACGTCGATGAAGCCGCCAAGGTGCTCGAGGATCTCAAGGTCAAGAATCCGGACAATGTCGACGTACGCCTGGAACTTGCCGCGGCCTACTACCGCAAGGCGCGTTCGGCGATCGACGAGGGCGATCAGCTCGCCTACACGGAGAACCTGAATCGCGCCCAGGAAGAGTTGATTGTCGCGACCGAGAAGGATCCCGAGTCCCACCTCCCGCACACGTGGTTTGGCATCATCAAAGCGTACCAGGGCGATATGGACGCCTCGCTGGAGAGTTTTCGGACCGCTCTGCGCCTGGCCAAACGCGGTCCACGGGAGCGCATGGATCCCCACCTCTATACCAACCTCGCCCATATTTACGTCTACATGGGTCGGTTGAGCGACGCGCGACGTCTGGTCGACCGAGGCCGAAAAATGGGGGCGACTCACTCGGAGATCGAGCGCATCGAGCTTCTAGCCGCCTGGAAGAGCGGGGATATGGTGGAAGCGCGCGATATCTTCGACATGGCCGCAGAGCTGACGCCCGGCTTCGCGGATACCTGGGATACGGCGAAGCTGCCCAAGCCGATGGAGAGTCTCGAGGACTTCGCAGCAGTGTGCTGCGCCAATCCGACCTGCGGCCCTCACATGGTCGGAGCTTGCAAGAAGATGCGGCGCGAGGTTGCAACGCGTGAACTCGACCAGGACACGGTTCGAAAACAGCTCCAGCTCGAGATGGAGCGGCGTCGCGAGTTGAAGAAGATCTACGACGAACGCAAGGATCTCGAGATCAAGATCGAAGATCCCGACCCGTCGGAATAG
- a CDS encoding M18 family aminopeptidase, with amino-acid sequence MSALVSDLLDFIDASPTPFHAVLESLRRLEAEGYRAASEADLWTLSPGDRRYVVRNGGSLMAVQIGSESPAEAGFRIVGAHTDSPNLRLRPRPDVNAHGYSQFAVETYGGLLLHTWLDRDLSIAGRVTLQASDGPHAVSIDFGRPLVRIPNLAIHLNREIRDQGLKLNSQKHSLPISGLEGAPGLAELVVRELRAQEIADAHVDDILAFDLMLYDTQAASLAGIDESFIHAPRLDNLASCHAALSALLSGKSNAASTSMIILYDHEEVGSRSAQGAAGTFLLDSMERCVTGFKRDAQQGLARARARSLLISADMAHAVHPNYADKHEPGHRPVIGRGPVIKTNVDQAYATDSATAGVFASLCKNEGIEPQDFTSRNDMPCGSTIGPISAARVGIPAVDVGNPMLSMHSCREMAGAADVEPMVRVLRSFFAGS; translated from the coding sequence ATGTCTGCCCTCGTAAGCGATCTGCTCGACTTCATCGATGCGTCCCCCACGCCCTTTCACGCGGTGCTGGAGTCGCTTCGCCGGCTCGAAGCCGAAGGCTATCGAGCTGCCAGTGAGGCGGATCTCTGGACGCTCTCCCCCGGAGATCGTCGCTACGTAGTGCGCAATGGCGGCAGTCTGATGGCGGTGCAGATTGGCAGCGAATCTCCAGCGGAAGCCGGTTTTCGCATCGTGGGCGCACACACCGATTCGCCAAATCTGCGCTTGCGCCCACGGCCCGATGTGAATGCTCACGGCTATAGCCAGTTTGCGGTCGAAACCTACGGAGGACTGCTCCTGCACACCTGGCTGGATCGGGACCTGTCGATCGCCGGGCGTGTCACCCTTCAGGCTTCCGATGGACCGCACGCGGTGTCGATCGACTTCGGTAGACCGCTGGTGCGGATTCCCAATCTGGCGATCCATTTGAATCGGGAGATTCGCGATCAGGGGCTCAAGCTCAACTCGCAGAAACACAGCCTGCCGATCAGCGGACTCGAGGGTGCACCGGGACTGGCCGAACTCGTCGTTCGGGAACTTCGCGCACAGGAGATCGCCGATGCCCACGTCGACGATATCCTGGCGTTCGATCTCATGCTCTACGACACACAGGCCGCGTCGCTGGCGGGGATCGACGAGAGCTTCATCCATGCACCGAGGCTCGACAATCTGGCTTCGTGCCATGCTGCCCTTTCAGCGTTGCTTTCGGGCAAGAGCAACGCGGCGTCGACCTCGATGATCATCCTCTACGATCACGAGGAGGTCGGGAGTCGCAGTGCGCAAGGCGCTGCCGGGACTTTCCTGCTCGATTCGATGGAGCGTTGCGTGACGGGTTTCAAGCGGGATGCGCAACAAGGTCTGGCGCGCGCCCGCGCGCGTTCGCTCTTGATCTCGGCCGATATGGCGCACGCCGTACACCCGAACTACGCCGACAAGCACGAACCGGGACACCGGCCCGTGATCGGACGGGGGCCTGTCATCAAGACCAACGTCGACCAGGCCTATGCCACCGATTCCGCCACCGCGGGTGTGTTCGCTTCGCTGTGCAAGAACGAGGGAATCGAGCCCCAGGATTTCACAAGTCGCAACGATATGCCGTGCGGCTCGACGATCGGCCCGATCAGCGCGGCTCGCGTTGGAATTCCGGCCGTCGACGTCGGCAATCCCATGCTCTCCATGCACTCCTGCCGGGAAATGGCGGGAGCCGCGGACGTCGAACCCATGGTTCGAGTTCTGCGCAGCTTCTTCGCCGGATCATGA
- a CDS encoding acyl-CoA synthetase, with product MTTIATSAEKFPDRPAVIFGNGEFTETYRELEQRSRRIAHALSSAGLSHGDCIAALIGNCNEFFDVYWACHRTGLYFTPVNWHLQEDEIQYIVDNCDADVLIASAEFAQIASRVAQRVPRAKILISVGGEIEGFETLESFVSGAPEDEPLAEELEGSVMLYSSGTTGKPKGVRRALPRVPAGDPATNIAAIGMMGMFGISEDDRYLSPAPLYHAAPLAFSAAQHRLGATAVIMRRFDPEEALQLIQEQKISASQWVPTHFRRLLQLPEETRNKYDVSSLKVAVHAAAPCPVPIKLEMIKWWGEVIVEYYAGTEGGGTLIRSDEWLEHKGSVGRHWSGGTIHLLDEDGGEILKPDTEGAIYFEAPAVAEARFRYHKDPEKTDKTYRGDLFTIGDIGYVDADGYLYLTDRQSNMIISGGVNIYPQETENHLIMHPKVDDVAVIGVPSEEMGEEVKAVVVPVSGSKTGPALEAELIKFCRDSIAHYKCPRTIDFATEVPRTETGKMAKRRLKERYWGKDRKI from the coding sequence ATGACCACGATTGCGACCAGCGCCGAGAAGTTTCCAGACCGACCCGCAGTGATCTTCGGCAACGGAGAGTTCACAGAGACCTATCGGGAACTCGAACAGCGCTCGCGGCGAATCGCCCACGCCTTGAGTTCCGCCGGCCTCTCGCACGGGGACTGCATTGCTGCGTTGATCGGAAACTGCAACGAGTTCTTCGATGTGTACTGGGCCTGCCACCGCACGGGGCTGTACTTCACACCCGTCAACTGGCATCTGCAAGAAGATGAGATCCAGTACATTGTCGACAACTGCGATGCAGACGTATTGATCGCCAGTGCAGAATTCGCGCAGATCGCCAGCCGGGTCGCGCAGCGTGTTCCGCGGGCGAAGATCCTCATCTCTGTCGGCGGTGAGATCGAAGGCTTCGAAACCCTGGAATCCTTCGTCTCCGGTGCTCCCGAAGACGAACCCCTCGCCGAAGAACTCGAAGGCTCGGTCATGTTGTATTCCTCGGGAACAACGGGCAAGCCAAAGGGCGTTCGCCGTGCGCTCCCGAGGGTCCCGGCAGGTGATCCAGCGACGAACATCGCCGCAATCGGGATGATGGGCATGTTCGGCATCAGCGAAGATGACCGCTATCTGTCACCGGCCCCGCTCTATCACGCGGCGCCGCTCGCGTTTTCGGCGGCACAACATCGACTGGGCGCAACGGCCGTCATCATGCGCCGTTTCGACCCCGAAGAAGCGCTTCAGCTCATCCAGGAGCAGAAAATCAGCGCGTCGCAGTGGGTTCCGACGCATTTCCGGCGCTTGCTTCAGCTTCCCGAGGAAACGCGAAACAAGTACGACGTTTCGAGCTTGAAGGTCGCAGTTCACGCTGCAGCCCCCTGCCCTGTCCCGATTAAACTGGAAATGATCAAGTGGTGGGGTGAAGTGATCGTGGAGTACTACGCGGGTACCGAGGGTGGCGGCACGCTGATCCGCTCCGACGAGTGGCTCGAACACAAGGGATCGGTCGGGCGGCACTGGTCGGGCGGTACCATCCACCTACTCGATGAGGACGGCGGGGAAATCCTGAAACCCGACACAGAGGGTGCAATCTACTTCGAAGCCCCCGCCGTAGCCGAGGCTCGTTTTCGATATCACAAGGATCCGGAAAAGACCGACAAGACCTATCGCGGCGACCTGTTCACAATCGGAGACATCGGCTACGTGGATGCGGACGGCTATCTGTACCTGACCGACCGCCAGTCGAACATGATCATCTCGGGTGGAGTGAACATCTACCCGCAGGAAACGGAAAACCACCTGATCATGCACCCCAAAGTCGACGACGTGGCCGTGATCGGTGTGCCTAGCGAAGAAATGGGCGAAGAGGTCAAGGCCGTCGTCGTACCCGTTTCCGGCAGCAAGACCGGACCGGCCCTGGAAGCCGAGTTGATCAAGTTCTGCCGCGATTCGATCGCGCATTACAAGTGCCCGCGCACCATCGACTTCGCAACCGAAGTACCGCGCACCGAGACCGGCAAGATGGCAAAGCGACGCCTGAAAGAACGCTACTGGGGCAAGGACCGCAAGATCTGA